One window of Pelobates fuscus isolate aPelFus1 chromosome 9, aPelFus1.pri, whole genome shotgun sequence genomic DNA carries:
- the MIA gene encoding melanoma-derived growth regulatory protein: MVWRVLCLLLCFFLKDSIGGRKMPKLADRKLCADEECSHPISMAVALADYIPPDCRFIPIRRGQTIYIYSKLRGKGRLFWSGSVEADYGESASRLGYFPSTIVQEEHYLMPGKVEVKTDVWDFSCP; this comes from the exons ATGGTTTGGAGGGTTCTGTGTCTTCTCCTCTGTTTCTTCTTGAAGGATTCCATAGGAGGCAGGAAGATGCCCAAACTGGCAGACAGGAAACTCTGCGCAGACGAGGAATGCAGCC ATCCCATCTCCATGGCTGTGGCTTTAGCCGACTACATCCCACCAGACTGTCGCTTCATCCCCATCCGACGTGGACAAACTATCTACATCTATTCCAAGCTGAGAGGGAAAGGAAGATTGTTCTGGTCTGGGAGC GTTGAAGCTGATTATGGTGAGAGTGCGTCTCGGTTAGGATATTTCCCGAGCACCATCGTCCAGGAGGAACATTACCTTATGCCCGGCAAGGTGGAGGTAAAGACTGAT GTGTGGGATTTCAGCTGCCCCTGA